ATGTGGATTATACTAACATGAGTGACATTTGTAATCTTATAGGTCTGCAACTTAAGAAATGCTTTTAGAAGCTCGTTATTAAATACGCAGCAGTGCTTGAGGACCTAGCCATATAATAGttcatttaaaatctttaatGACCTTAGCTCCCCACATCACTAAATGCCACACTATATTCCTTACTAAAAGTTATTAACTATCTcctttgaatttctacactatatgGGACATGAGGGCTTATGCCAAAAAGATTATAGCAGAAGCTTGTGTTATTAACATTTCCCTTTTTCTATCCTGAAGAGTCTAAGTTCCCTTAAAGTatcttaaagggaaaaaaatgtaagagcCAGAACTAGTTCCTAGAAATTCCCCTAGGATCTAAACTTAACAGATAGTTATTTATgtgatttttgttcatttaatttttttttcttgcatttcttttttataaagctCTAATGTAGCTATACCCTTTAACTCTGCCTTTAAATTCTCCTGCAGGAAGATTACACTTTGAGCAAGTGATTTTTCCTCCTGGCCTGGAATCTGAAAGTAGGTAGCAGGCACACATCTCACAAGGAAGCTGACTGCAAGCTGAGTTGCGCCAAGCTACACAGACCTCTCCATGGAACCTATTCCTATTCTCAAGGGATGGGGCCTAAGGAATTCCTctaaagcaagagaaaataaaccacttttagaaagaaaattaaaattagcatTAAAACACAACTGGTTTTATTAACCTGGGATATAGGTTGTAGCTGAGATTTGCCCCCAGATGATGAGCCTGCAGCGCAGCCTCTGGCTTTCCTGCTTCCAGCACTGGCCCTGGACCCAGAGTCGCTGGCCTACACACACTTTCCTCAGGGCACCTCTGCAGGCAACGCAAGGGCTGCTGGGGACACCCTACCCTTTAGAACTAGCCACTAAACATCTCAAGACTACTATTAAATGAATTCCAAACCCTTCTCCAAACATATGGAAAGGCAGAGACTGTAGAGGAGTGtaagagcaaaacaaaataaacaaatcatacAGCAGACCACAGGAGTCTGAAAGCTCACCAGGAAATGGCTGCTTCACCCACTGAACATGACTATAAAAGAGCACTAGGTCCCTAACAACTAATAGAACTTCAAAATATGTACAGGTATGGTTTGCAAATGCTATTTCCTTCAAAAGCTATAAACTTGGTAAGAGAACAAGACGGTTATTCCACATTCTTTAACATGCTTTTCATCAATAACATAGGGCTTTcctactgagaaaaaagaataaatgaaatagctgaagaatcaaacaaatatttatatataaatacaaaagattCACTGTGATATAGGAGAAGTGTAATGAAGTGCTGTTAAAAGAATATTCTGAACTTACAAAAAGGACTCCGTTAGAAATATTGCTTTGTACCACTGCCAAAAATGGCATGGTTAAGTAATCTGAAGAATACCTTATTGGCTCAGAGCTAAATAAATATACACACCACCTCCCTCAACCTCTAAAATTTAAGGTGTACTTGGtatcaattttaaaaaccctaaaattttccaaaatacaaGAGAAAAAGCAGTGTTTAAACCCAAACtccatcaaatattttttcttttaagtttttattatttaaatacacCATACTAGAGCAAATGTCTCTgaaaatatcacaaataaaagatttttttcttcattcagcaAATTAGAAGAAGGGGAAAGTTTCTACACAGTAGCTGCTAtgagcttgattttttttccaaattttccattttttgttctttttcttcgcTGTGGGAGTAGCAACATTAGGACGAAAACacttacatgcatacatacattgTATTTTACAGAGATACAATAAAAGTATTTGTGATAGAATATCACAAAAGCCACATCTCTTTATCTCATGTTCAGTTTTGATTGAAACACATTTCCTTACAACACTTAAATATACAAAGAGCAAATAGAATGTTGTTAAGGTAAAACACAGGGTACAAACTCTGGCCAGTGCCCTGCTAATTGTTAATGAGGGTAGAAAGCAGATTTGAATGCTTCTTTTAATTAGTTTCATTAGTCATTTCCCTCCTCCCaagctccctccccccacccccaagatgTCCTCCGGTggatcttttttcattttctctacagTCTCCCATTAGCCCAGGTTCATGGAGTCCTTAATGTTCATATTCAGTCATTTTAATACAACAATAAATGCAGGAAGGGCAATCAAGACTAAAGAAGGTGCAATGGCATGGAGCTGGCTGGCACTGGTGCTAGCTACAAAGGTGACTTGTCTACTGAAGACACATGGGATCCACCTGTGATGAACAAAATCTGAGATGAAGGCACGCATTCTGCATTACTCTGACCTTTTAGCAGACCTGCAAGAAATAAAAACGGGCATCTTAGCTAAAATGCTAAATTTGAGAGATATCAAACTCAAACATGACTGCTTTCGTCTTCTCTACATTCACTAATCTTCTTTTATTAGATTACTTTCCAACTGTGACTTGATAGAGACTTTCTACACTACTTACTCTGGCAGTGAAGAACTAAAGCATAACATTTTCTGCAGTTTTACTAGCAAAGAAAATGAGACAATAAATGGACTTTCAGAAAGTTTCTGGTGTTGAATTGTACAATGAGTTGCTTAACTCTGTTAAAAGCACGTTTCTTTCTGTAAGGAATAAATAACATCTCACCTAGTAGTCACATTTCAAAGGTACATTCAGAGACATGTCCCTCCCCAGGAAGTTTTGGGTTAATATGCTCAACTGTGTAACCCTTGGCAAGTTACATaacctgtctgtgcctcagtttcctcatctttaaagtcATAAGGATTTCATAATACATATGAAGCACTttcaacagtgcctggcacttaataAAGCTAAGCAAATATTGGCAGATTGGCAGTTATGATTATTGATATTCCTACATGTTACCTATTCATCTACGTCACCCCCTTAACATATAGGTATGTTACATACATGAGTAGCTGCGTGCATGTGTGTctacatgtacatatacatatatattcagatACTATTTTTCACTTAGCATTTCCTATCTGCTGTCACTTTACAtaaatattctgaatatataAATCAAACATATACGTTACTGACTTatgatcaattaaaaaatgtagttTAATGAAAGTCTAATTTTAATGTCTAAGACATGATAATCCACAGTTGTCAAATACAATCTATTTGCAATTaccaaaatgaaataatatatattagacTTTCAtggtttttaaatgacattttgagCTTCCCAGGAAGTTCTCTTTTTACCCTTTCCCTAACTTACTAAAAGCCTGAAGTCTATTAGGAACTGCAACCCCCCACTTCCAAGCTAATTAAAGTGGTGGAGGCTTAATTCCCCAGAGTAGAAGCTCAGTGTGAGAAAGGTAATTTGTCTGTCCAGAACAAAGATGCGGTAGCAGCCAGcaagcatatttaataaatgagcATCAAATGTCCTCTacgatggacacacacacacacacacacacacacaccaccaatTATGTAACTACAGGGGAATTGCAAAGTGATATGTAAACTAGGACAGTCGCTAATTTTCCTCCAACTAAAGAGGTGTGATGATCTCTTATTTTACTAAAAAGCAGTTAATTCTAGGTGGAAACATTACTCTTGAGTGGAAGAAAAAATTCCACAGcaagtaaaaatttataaaaagaaaaaaaaatcagcaacaaTTCCTGATTAAGGATTTACATACCTCTCTAGAAGGTAATATTCTCCTAAAGATAGCCAAGCCTCCTTTAAATGATATAGGCTATAACATTTTGTAGGTCCTTCAACACCAGTGATCTGAGATTTGTCAAGAGACTATCTGATTTAaaagcttaaaattattttttctcataataTACAAAAGCCaatgatgcagaaaaagaataaactaccCATAGCAGACAAAGATTTCAGGAGGAGAATAAAAGTTTAAAGGGTCCAgatgattgggggaggggggggtttCTATGCCCTTCCATACAATTAGCTGCCTTTAAAGAAGGGATATACAAATAAACAACTCATTACTTTTAAGCCAGAAGATACTGGGGTATATTTATTATGCATCATGCACTAAAAACATAATTGGTTCTGCGTATAGAAGGAAAGCAGCCAAAATTAATGTCCAATTTTCCCTACCAGAAATATGGagaactagagaaaagaaaataataaaatgaagctATTTGTCATTTCTCCCCATCTCATCTCTTCCAGAAAAGAAATGCCAGAGGCTTTTGGGAAACTAATTGTAAAGCAGTCTCCTGATCCAAAAAGCAGTTTATGTTCCACCAGGAAGTGTTTTCATTACCTCTTCCCCCTTGCCCTCTCATGAATATCTCTCTGGACCATGTTCAGCTTGCCCAAAACCTTTATTTACAAAACTACCTTGTGAACTGACTGTGCTCGTGGTGAGCTGAGCACTGAGGGCAAAAATGTGAGACATTTATACCAACAGGGAAATGTTCTTAATCAACATCACCCCCAAAACACAGCTTCTCACCAACATCTGACAAGAACATATCCTTAAGTTGTATTTCCTTACGCCTTTTAAGAGCTATTAATTTTTGAAGGCCACCTGTCTTTTTTGGCTTCCAACATCAAGAAAATACAGGCTAGGAGATTCTTATTCATTGCCTAGTATATTTTGTATTCCAAAATGAACACCCTACCTCTCACCACCCGGAAAAAGGTGCGGAAAACAGAAGACTTAGATGAAAGGCACAATCCATGCAATCTTGTACACAAGTATAACCAGATTTTTTTCCCTGTTCCTCCGTTCCTCCCTAACACCTCTACATTTACATCATCCCGTACTCAGTAAGATGGTCCTTAGACCCTGCCTGTATTTCTTACGTGCCCTCCGCACTCAGTTCCCCGCTAACACAGCCACTGCCTGCGTTCTCAGCACATCAGTCGGTACACATTTTCCATCTCACCTCCACTCTCACCAGGCATGTGGGTGAGCAGtgatgatcattttttttaaatactttgctAAGTCAGGGAAAGAAATGGTATAAAACCAGCAATAAACTTGAAAAGAGAATTTTGGAGAAAATTAAGCTTTTACATCGGAAGAGGTGGAAAGACATCAACGATGTCATTCCCAGCTAATTTTTCTTTGAACTACCAAGTGCAGGTTGAAGCAAAAGCATGTGTACCATTCTTcgtttggaaaataatataataataaatagtaatgcaagaataaactcatgcttcctgtactcacaactgtaaaccctacttttgccctgccctggATAACTACAGATGGCTTTGCCTCCAAACTGAATGCCCATCTCAAAATATATGTTATCCATCCATTGTTCTCAACTCTACCCTGTAGATTCACTTCATTTCAATTCATACCATAAAAATCTGTATGTATTTACATACACTGGCATTGCTTAAAGCAACTTGAAATGCCTTATCAAATGGTGACTGGTtaatttgcaataaaaaaaattttacttctgtTCCCAAAACAGTGGTCTATGTAGCTTCCCGTGttagtaaattaaataaagtatgCATATCGTGATGTAATTAACATGTCGttagtaaagaaatgaaaaatacatttaaaattatctcaTAAACTTGACTGAGGGAAAACAATAAATGTGAGCATTAAAATGTGGCACTGttgttttaaatggttaaaagttTACAAATATTAGTCATTTTCTCCACacagagcatttaaaaaaaaaaatgcagtataGAAGACAAAGAAGCCtgatattttttccccaaactttTGAAGCTTGCTAAATTCCTATTTGCAGATAAATGTTGTTTTTTGTGATCCTTACAACAGACATTAATGAAGTCCCTATTGTAAATCCATAAAGAATTACCAAGTGAAGTGTGCACTTTTTGTTTCAATGCAATAACTCAGTGCTGTGTGATTGCCTGGGTTAATGATGAAAAAGTCAAACATACTATCAGAGCTGATGGAAAAATCTATCAccaatctgaaattaaaattcatcTGTGGTCAATAAGATTTAATATCCATGCAAGTGGCGCTGTAAAGAGTAAATGAATCAATGTCATCAATACATAATCAGTATGAAATATGATGTGAATAAAATTATGCACACGAGTCATACATTTCACTCTTTTCTGGGCCAGTGTGGAATGAACAGTCTCTTAACTGAAGGTTGACAGTAATTGTTACAAATTAGGCACAGCAGTTATCAAAATGCACTCACTTGCATAGCTATAGGACTTATTAAGGAGATTAAAATACATCTAAAACAATCCCGTACTGGGGGTGCTGGACAACTGTTGATCACCAATTTTCCCTCTGAAGTGCCTTCTAATAGTATATGATTTGTACGCTTGTATAATTTCCTCATTTCTAAATCTGGTCCAAAAACTTTCCAGCTGGGGATCAAGAATCAAGATACATAATCTATAATGGAGCTATCTGTGGCCCAAAGTGATTGGAAAGAGCCAGaacttttctttcaaaagtcTTAAGTTATTCAAATTTTACGGGACTaccaataaacaaaaatgttcttGTCTGGAATTACAGAATGTTTtgtaaaactgctttaaaaatgcttttctaaAGCACCTAGAGTCTGGCCTGCTATTACTAATACAGAAACCACTCTTTCATGACAAAGATGATTCCCTTTCCTACCATAAATGTTCTAATTTTCCTCCCACAATAACCTATTCATATCCACTCTGCTCCTGAATAGCAACATTATCAAAGGGGATAAAAAACCAGTTGTATAGAAGTTTTATGCTTTGTTCAACTTAGAATGTGATAATCCTATGTTCAATATCGGTGAAACTACAAACTAAgtaaggatttttcttttttaactggaAGAGAGTCACAATTTAATCAACTCTCCTATATTTCTGACCCCTGTATGTATAAGTAGTCTACATCTCTTTAAAAGAACATGCAAAAATACAAGCACCCAGGAAAATTCCCTTGCTCGGTACAAAAATGTTCAACCTCCTCCCAACTTGTTCTAATAAAGCTTATTAGTAAGTACTAGGTCTTTACCTTCTGGTCTGACAGTAGTGGATTGCTCTGAAGTGAATTCAAATGGCCATTGATGAGAGCTGTAGGTCTATCATGTTCACAAAATAAACTGCCATTGATGTAGTGAAACCGATCTCCCGGGACCAGGCGATTCCGGCAGGTAGAGCACGTAAAACACTGAAAGGGAAAAGCAAGCCCattgaaaacaaatacaaattaagtcttttttttttttttggtcacaagTTCATAAACTGTTTTAAACAAGTTATCTGTCAAGTACAGAACCACTTAGGGTTTAGTGTTTTTCTTCCTTCAACATGATTCCGGAAATTAGTAAGCCAAAACGCAGTAAATTGGATCAGCCCAAAGTGGGAAACATACAAAGACATGTGCTTGTGTGGTGTGGGGGAACTGCGGGGTGGGTGAGTGGGGAGTAATCACTGCCAACCCAGTCTCAATGGAGTCCTTCAGTGCGGCTTGAGAAAACAGTTCCTAAGGAGAGGCAGGATTCTTTTAAAACGAGAAGAGGCACAAATGCTACCTTAAGATGATACACATTGCCTTGGGCCCTCATGACGAGTTCGCTCGCAGGAATTGACTGTCCACAAGCGCTGCAAGCACCGCTATTCCCAAATAACCTGAAACAAAGATGACAGGTGACACCGATGAATAATCCtgaaccaaagaaaaagaaagaaatcccctGCCTGGCCTCTGGCTCTCCCTTTGGAATTCATTTAACGGAGACTAAAAGCTTAGGCACTGGTCTCACACTTTACCAGTGATTCACATAACCGGGAAAAATCCTTTTCGGGGTCACAACTAACTTCTGCCTACCGCAGAGGAAGAGGATGCCCCAGATTTAATCAAAATATTGACTTACACCTCTAGCAAATACAAAACAATTCTTTCTACACACATTTTATCAGATTACTGGgttcatcataaaaaaaaaagatacaattcaTGACTGGAGTTTAAATGCATTGTGTCCTTGAAATTATATGAAGAACTCTTTTGTACTTTAATCATATCTTGAGATATGAGTCATCAAAAGGGTTAAGAGGATTTGATTGTATATCTAAGAAGACATCATGCTCAGTGTATTGAAACTCCCGTAAACCTCCATCAGTGCAGACTTTCCATTAGAAACTCTCTGCTATCCAGGTTGATATATAATGTGTATGGGTTAACCTTTTCAATCATGGTGTCAACACTTAAGATTTGCCTCTGCTCATCTCTTTCATCctaaccttctctctctcttgataaTGAAATGCTTGCTCCAACTTCCCTCTATCTGCTCCTGAGTCCACAATTTAGATTACTTCATCTCTGCTAGCAACAAACTGAATGAAATTTCGATTTGAGCAGAAAGTAATTTACCGGGATCTGGACCCATTTGTCATCATATCTCTCTGGGTGTTTGCTGTATCACTGCAGTTTTCCTATGCAATCAAATGAGACCACAACATCTGccatggggggaggaggaggagaaggagaaggctgCAGAGGAGGGGAAAGCTCAAGGAAGTGTGGTgcactgaagaaaaatatatacataattccTTATAGCCTTCTACAGGcgcaacaaaatattttaatgaataccGAACTTTGGCTTTTATGGAATCTGTAGACTCAAGCTGGGAAGCTTTATTTGCTTTTGGGCTTCCCTCTTTAATagccacaaatatttattaaacagacCAGAATGATTTCACATTGAAAGGTGATATCAGAACAAGCAGAGTCAGAGAGGCACTTTcaccagagaaaaacaaaataataggaCTTACAAATTAACATATTGGTGTTgtgataaatattaatatttgcatTTCCTCCTTgtccaaataaagtcacaaaaCGCAGTTTGTGTCAAACTAGGAGATATGTTCCTATAGAACACCCCGTAATCTGAATGATTGCGGCATGcctctatataaaaataattgctttGAGTTTTCAGAATCTGGTCTTGCAGAAGAGGCTTGTCATGTTCAAACTACTAATTTGCTGTCGCCACTTTATTGAAAATAGCCTGTAAGTTGTTATTAAATGTATCGACTGAACGACAGGGAGAGTAGTAAAACTGCCCCTTAAGATGGCTTTTAATAGGAAGCCTGAGAAACAAATTTTGCAGCAGCATCGATTTGAAGAGTTCAATCAAAACTCCATTTCAAAACTAATTAGTCTGAGATCCACGACACATTGACACGTTCTTGCAGCATCAGAACAGTTACAGAGAGAAAGCTGAAATAATACACTGTCAGGACCTCCAGCCGTAGGACCACACGCGTAGGAGCTTGGGGGCTGCTGGTCTGACATCTCCTAATGCTGGACCACTTCAGGAGCACTGATGAGGACCTCCTGGTGCCTTACCTGCAGCATCAGGCAAGCCTGAGTTGTCAGTTGATGCTGCAGGGGGGATTCTCAGAAAAGCAGAGTGGCCAGAAAATCAGCATGGGCATGGGGATCGAGTTTACAGTCAACAGCAGGGTTATTGCAGTCCCCAAGAGGGGTACCAAATTCAAATAATTCaggtaaaaataaagttaaaaacctGTCAATGTGGTCAAATACATGCCAAGGATAAAGTAGTGTGTGTAGATAATAAAGGTGGGAAACAGAATCTTACCAGAGCTAAGAACCAAATTATCTTCTTACAGCAATCCAGAAGTATTTTAATGGATAGGAGTCTATAATTATGGTTGCTATTACCAACAGGTACAGAGTGACACTTCATCTCAAAAATACCCTTTCACAGTATCGATCTGATTACCCAACCTAAAGTGTTCCTTTATTTAACAATTCACCCCAAGTAAAGTCAGTTGCATGTCCTCAACATCTAAGTGTATTTTAATAATCAGGGTAGTCATATGTAATTCAAAAGCTTTTCATACACCTGATTTTCTCCAAAACCACTTTCATAACCTTTCAGGAAACATTCACCCATAAAATCATAGGATTCCTAGTGTTAAAAATTACAGTTACAGAGTTTGAAAATAACCAAAACCATCCCAGGACCGATGTGCTACTGAACATCATTAATGGAGTTAAGGTCTTTCCGTGTCTACAAGCTTTAAGGCCGCCTCAGAGCTGAATAACTTACATGTCTATACACATTTTAATCTCCTTTTACCAGAGAGGAAGGCTACCATTAGAATTCCACCTTTTTTCTGAAaagttgtttctttatttctttctttttttcttttaacaacgTTTCAGTGCACTAGAGAGTTAATTATCTAACCAGGGGGACTGTCCAGGACAGTGTTTGATTTAAAAGGCTGGAGGCTTTAGGTGCTCAATTAAGTAGCTATCGGTCTCAGACTGGACTATAATGGGCTCTTTTCTCTTTAACTCAAGCAACGGGGAGATATaccccaggtcaggctaattaaagCCAGGGGAGTCTTTAATTGTGATGACAGAATCGGTTTCAGTTTCCTTTCTTTGGGTCCTCAGTCCAAGAAGGTCGTTAATATTTCAGCATTTGGGCAATGCAATCAATCACAAACATCAAGAGGTTCCTTATATGggaaaaagaatggaagaaatcCCACCAAACCTCTGCACTTTCAAGGTGCTTGGCTCTTACATGAAGAGCACAATGTAGTGTTAGTACTGCTTACCGGCTCAGCTTCAACTCTTTTTGCTGACAAAAGAGATGGAGAGCAAGCCGTATTTTTAGTTTAGCAGTAAGGGTTAGCATCTTTCCGTAACTTCAATGACCAATAGCTGGGCTTATTTTCTACTGTGTTAGTACTTCAAGCAAAATACTGGCAATATAGAGCACTACCCGGCTGTGTTTTCTAAACTGCTTTCGGGCAAAGAGAGGTGTGTTTCTAAGAGTGTGGCTGAAAGGTATACATTTGTACCTGCAAGTAAATATCAGCAACCTATCTGAGGAGAAAAATGCACATCCACAGCtactgatccagaagcaattggTTTTCCAGCAGGTTCCTATATTTAATCTAAATTCTGCACCAGTTATATTAAATGtaacaaagaaatgcaacccagaAATTATGCCTGGAGCCAAGTCCATTAAAGGTACTTTAGAATAACTAGAGACCAAGCACCTTAAAAGCACCAGAAGCTATTGATACTTAAGAGGGGGGCTGTGAATAATCACAACTGCTGCAttagaaaggggagggagagaagaaaaaaaaaatcagccaaatTACGCTTGGTTAATTCAGAGTAACAGATCTGCCCCCAAGTGAATTGGAGGCCTTGAATTAATTCTGTTATGACAAATCAAGATAAACGTTCCCCCTAAATTGCATgcgatttaattaatttttgagatcctgggtttttttttcctcctagctAATAGTTCACATGCTCCTGTGCTGTCATTGTGCTTGAGTGGGCAGACTTCAAAGTGATATTAAATAACCAACTATTAGATTTACCTAGCACGTCCTATTGGAAAAGTGCCATTTAATTACCTAGCCTGTTCAATTAAAGGGACAGCATTCTCTGAATATAGCAGCTTGCTGTTGATTACCAGGGAAATGAACTCGCTGTCTGGCGGCGCCTCGGTTCCTAACGCTACCCCCTCCCCAAACacaccctccaccaccaccaaccACCACCAATCCCCCCGCTCCCGCCCTGGGCCCCCACCTCCTGCGGCCAGCACACTGCGGCTGTGGACGCCACGTGAACCGCCTGAGGAGTGGGGAAAGAAAGCGCGACTTGCTCGCCCAGCTCCCGCCCTGCGCTCGCCCCCTCGCGGGCCCGAGGCCGCTGGCCGGCTGGGCGCCTCGGCAGAGGTCTCGGGCGGAGCCGGCcccggccccagccccagccccacgtCGGGCTAGCTAGAAAAGGCTCGCTGAGGACCACCACCGGCGCTTCTGGCTCGTTTCCTCGCCCTCCCAGGACCTGAAGCCCCACCCGTCATCACTGAACTTCCTCTTCTTGCTGCACTTTCGGAGCCACTCTTCGGGCCcgaggtgaggaggaggaagaagggttTGAAGACTGAGAAACGGAGTTTCTGAAGCTACTTAGTGGCTCTTGGATTGAGCTGGGGGGTCGGgagctggggaggaaggggacagtTCCAAGGTTCCCCGACTTTCGTAAGGTGGGGAGAGTACAGTCATTGGCCCCTTTAAGattcaccctccccctcctccccacccccacccctgcctttccctccccctcttagAGGCCAATTTTGttaattaaatgttttgtttgCGACGCAGCTCTCATTCATTGCGGACACGTCATTCGGAGCAGATCTAAGCCAGAGACCAGATCTCATTAGATAAAGCCCATCAGAACCAAGAAAATGGAGGAGCCACTAATTAAAGCTTTTAACTGTGCGCATTCGCTGCAGCAAGGCAGCAGCTTTATCTGAAATCTTGGAGGAGGCAGAAGCCCAGCTCTGCCCAATCGACAGTTGGTCGCCCAGAGGAGAGAGGACTGGGGAAAAGCAGtgcccagcacccccccccccccaaacacaaacacacacacacttccagctCTCCCGCAGCGTTTTACCCAATTGTTGGTTGTTTTCAAAAAACCACAACCTCAAAGTCAGACAGTTTAAAAGCCCTTAATAAATGGCTCTGTGGTCCCAGCCAGGCCTTAGAGCTGTAAGATCCCCTTCACCTGGCAGCGTGGCCAGAGGGCAGTTACTCTGCTTTTCAGTATACCTCCATGTAGACTTGCAAACTCCAACAAGTGTCCTGCCGGGTGATCAGGGAGGGGTGGTGCCCTCAGAGGGAAAGGACCATGCTGCCCTCCCCACCTTTCCACCCTATTGGCCTCTTGGTGGGTTGAGGGAGGAAATACTGAAGAAAGACTTCTGAGATTCATTAAATGGGGGGTTGGGAGCATCAGCTGCTGATGAGCCCTGAGCAGTCTGAGGCCATCAATTTGGTAGTGAGCAAGAACTCGTCCCTCCTGACGATCTAAAGTTCTCATGATAGCATCTAGTTCAACAGCAAACCTGGCTCCAGTTTTCAAATTCAGAggcaaaaagaaaggaatgaaaataaGGACCCAATTATTTAAGGCTCAGCTCGCACACATCTTCCACTGCTCCATTAAGCCACAGAGAAAACACCAAATGGGTACTTATATTTGGCCTCAAGTATAGGGAAAGGAATGGAGAG
The Saccopteryx bilineata isolate mSacBil1 chromosome 3, mSacBil1_pri_phased_curated, whole genome shotgun sequence DNA segment above includes these coding regions:
- the LMO4 gene encoding LIM domain transcription factor LMO4; this encodes MVNPGSSSQPPPVTASSLSWKRCAGCGGKIADRFLLYAMDSYWHSRCLKCSCCQAQLGDIGTSCYTKSGMILCRNDYIRLFGNSGACSACGQSIPASELVMRAQGNVYHLKCFTCSTCRNRLVPGDRFHYINGSLFCEHDRPTALINGHLNSLQSNPLLSDQKVC